Proteins from a genomic interval of Diprion similis isolate iyDipSimi1 chromosome 10, iyDipSimi1.1, whole genome shotgun sequence:
- the LOC124411657 gene encoding DNA-directed RNA polymerases I, II, and III subunit RPABC4 — protein MDTSSKSESAPKQAMVYICGECHHDNEIRPRDPIRCRECGYRIMYKKRTKRLVVFDAR, from the exons ATGGACACCAGCAGTAAATCGGAATCTGCACCTAAGCAAGCGATGGTTTACATCTGCGGAG AATGTCACCATGACAACGAAATCCGTCCTAGAGATCCGATACGGTGTCGAGAATGTGGGTACAGGATAATGTACAAGAAACGCACCAAGCGAC tcGTTGTCTTCGATGCCCGATAG